The following are encoded in a window of Halosimplex halophilum genomic DNA:
- a CDS encoding DUF7266 family protein: MMDDRAVSTAISYVLIVSLALVLTTGLVLGTESLIQNEREDTARQQLEVVGQQLAGTVMTVDRFNETEAVPETAAVTRQFPDRVAGSQYRIGVIADDPDDGRYTLYLAAADLNVNVTVPVRQVDTGLRSTRINGGTVRVEYVHTGQEVVIRHA; this comes from the coding sequence ATGATGGACGACCGCGCGGTCTCGACGGCGATCTCGTACGTCCTCATCGTCTCGCTGGCGCTGGTGTTGACGACCGGGCTGGTGCTGGGGACGGAGTCGCTCATCCAGAACGAACGGGAGGACACCGCCCGCCAGCAACTCGAGGTCGTGGGCCAGCAGCTGGCGGGGACGGTCATGACCGTCGACCGGTTCAACGAGACCGAGGCGGTCCCGGAGACGGCGGCCGTGACGCGACAGTTCCCCGACCGCGTCGCCGGCTCGCAGTACCGGATCGGCGTGATCGCCGACGACCCGGACGACGGCCGATACACGCTCTATCTCGCCGCAGCCGACCTGAACGTGAACGTGACCGTCCCCGTCCGACAGGTCGACACCGGACTGCGTTCGACGCGGATCAACGGCGGAACGGTCCGGGTCGAGTACGTCCACACCGGGCAGGAAGTGGTGATCAGACATGCGTGA
- a CDS encoding DUF7261 family protein, with amino-acid sequence MADLSAADRDRRAQLLLAGAFVLAVALIGLTLVLTSSSYTTTLASQEDDIVRGNDAVAIRESLDTALTRQFRFVFENYSAGNREAPFEAVVTQVGNETTSHYARRGRMVNATMEASGAEFIEGTRIKQEQTGFTFEQPAGGATGGADYWYPAKRVEVRNLTLVVTDIAAATVQPENAFNMSFETPAAAGGNWSVTIYQDFSLSDPLVIRTRSPEGVIRKCQTGSVAATNSATIHVHNGTVDGDDCDALDPIDPGRHEYTVNFTRSHKIFGKYWMIVDEPPSSGSPSLSDKFDAGSRSSAEPVLFGARVRYRYHSATVSYETNIDIAHRELS; translated from the coding sequence GTGGCAGACCTGAGCGCCGCCGACCGGGACAGGCGCGCACAGCTCCTGCTGGCCGGCGCGTTCGTGCTGGCGGTCGCGCTCATCGGACTGACGCTCGTCCTCACGTCGAGCAGCTACACCACGACGCTCGCGAGCCAGGAGGACGACATCGTCCGGGGCAACGACGCGGTCGCGATCCGGGAGTCGCTCGACACCGCCCTGACCAGGCAGTTCCGGTTCGTCTTCGAGAACTACTCCGCCGGCAACCGCGAGGCGCCGTTCGAGGCGGTCGTCACGCAGGTGGGCAACGAGACGACGAGCCACTACGCCCGGCGCGGGCGGATGGTCAACGCGACGATGGAGGCGAGCGGCGCGGAGTTCATCGAGGGGACGCGGATCAAACAGGAACAGACCGGGTTCACGTTCGAACAGCCGGCCGGAGGCGCGACCGGCGGGGCGGACTACTGGTATCCGGCGAAACGCGTCGAGGTGCGAAACCTCACGCTGGTCGTCACCGACATCGCCGCCGCGACCGTCCAGCCGGAGAACGCGTTCAACATGAGTTTCGAGACGCCGGCAGCCGCCGGCGGGAACTGGAGCGTTACGATCTACCAGGACTTCAGCCTGAGTGACCCGCTGGTGATCAGGACGCGGAGTCCGGAGGGGGTCATCAGGAAGTGCCAGACGGGGTCGGTCGCCGCCACGAACTCGGCGACGATCCACGTCCACAACGGCACAGTCGACGGGGACGACTGCGACGCGCTCGACCCGATCGATCCCGGTCGCCACGAGTACACGGTCAACTTCACCCGGAGCCACAAGATATTCGGGAAGTACTGGATGATCGTCGACGAGCCACCGTCCAGCGGGTCGCCGTCGCTCAGCGACAAGTTCGACGCCGGGTCCCGTTCGTCGGCGGAGCCGGTGCTGTTCGGCGCCCGCGTCAGGTACCGCTATCACTCGGCGACGGTGTCCTACGAGACGAACATCGACATCGCGCACAGGGAACTGTCATGA
- a CDS encoding DUF7288 family protein, with the protein MRGERGQLFALEGILAALVVLAGIAFALQATVLTPTTSGATAAPVDASTIESTLAKTAETGELQSALVDDWGTSGFEDADGQWYTGAYPSNPFGTALKQSVGPTVTVNVVIYHRTPTDGRQRTRLIYNGVPGDGAVRASTVVTLYDRDVCSPPSSPSSPSDYLCTSTERSDFFAADLDTSADGHLYNVLEVEVVAWQT; encoded by the coding sequence GTGCGGGGCGAACGCGGACAGCTGTTCGCGCTCGAAGGCATCCTCGCCGCGCTGGTCGTCCTCGCGGGGATCGCGTTCGCGCTCCAGGCGACGGTTCTCACGCCGACGACCAGCGGCGCGACGGCGGCGCCCGTGGACGCCTCGACGATCGAGAGCACCCTCGCGAAGACCGCCGAGACCGGCGAACTCCAGTCGGCGCTCGTCGACGACTGGGGTACCAGCGGCTTCGAGGACGCCGACGGGCAGTGGTACACCGGAGCGTACCCGTCGAACCCGTTCGGGACCGCGCTGAAACAGAGCGTCGGGCCGACGGTCACCGTCAACGTCGTCATCTACCACCGGACGCCGACGGACGGGCGCCAGCGGACGCGGCTCATCTACAACGGGGTGCCCGGTGACGGCGCAGTGCGCGCGTCGACGGTGGTGACGCTGTACGACCGCGACGTCTGTTCGCCGCCGTCGTCGCCGTCGTCCCCCTCGGACTACCTCTGCACGTCGACGGAGCGTTCGGACTTCTTCGCCGCGGACCTCGACACGAGCGCCGACGGCCACCTCTACAACGTCCTCGAAGTGGAGGTGGTCGCGTGGCAGACCTGA
- a CDS encoding DUF7287 family protein, with product MNRDTHRLGADDRGQSVFDFSIGVTLFLVVVLGVVVFVPTAFGSLSDDSGIDDEDRLAAERVADHLADTALSGSEGQPGLARHCVLAFFDGGVSCGFGTGNSIAADTAGAVNQPFNVTIEKDIGGNGHMDVACWDEGAEDIVRVSACPAGSGTVLARGPNANRNRNYVTVKRFAQFEGENVFVVVRAW from the coding sequence ATGAATCGGGACACGCACCGTCTCGGAGCCGACGATCGCGGCCAGTCAGTCTTCGACTTCTCGATCGGCGTGACCCTCTTTCTGGTCGTCGTGCTGGGAGTGGTCGTGTTCGTGCCGACGGCGTTCGGCTCGCTGAGCGACGACTCCGGGATCGACGACGAGGACCGCCTGGCCGCCGAGCGGGTCGCCGATCACCTGGCCGACACGGCGCTGTCGGGTTCGGAGGGCCAGCCGGGACTCGCCCGCCACTGCGTGCTCGCCTTCTTCGACGGCGGCGTGAGTTGTGGGTTCGGGACCGGCAATTCGATCGCGGCCGACACCGCCGGGGCGGTGAACCAGCCGTTCAACGTCACGATCGAGAAGGACATCGGCGGCAACGGCCACATGGACGTCGCCTGCTGGGACGAGGGCGCCGAGGACATCGTGCGCGTCTCGGCCTGCCCGGCCGGGAGCGGGACGGTACTGGCGAGGGGACCGAACGCGAACAGAAACCGGAACTACGTGACCGTCAAACGCTTCGCGCAGTTCGAGGGAGAGAACGTGTTCGTCGTCGTGAGGGCGTGGTAG
- a CDS encoding DUF5787 family protein has translation MQEFAFELALCAHLERPDRVVGRQLGAAVHGRRVADVCLVEPGPEFDRRAAVTPHTIPPLAIESDAGPGTARPVAEAFDCHPDRARAVAERAVELGFFEREREGASTAVRQTVRYPEQWFDSLVGIENKPDLDRPGDLRDQLRIDASLGLFDEVVLATETYVTGAHLNRLPDAVGVWRFDPETGEREVVREPEPLATDGPGIELLDREPGRAEVRPVTAAEKRRQRRRIAERAYGKGWRTYELPDCERCAPSDAEPADLADARLPWCAWTDGLVRPVADCGPTCPGYEPVDGGDSDGDAEGVPPSEGPEAVRARRSAWEPDPAGVDRRQAGLDRFL, from the coding sequence GTGCAGGAGTTCGCGTTCGAGCTCGCGCTGTGTGCGCACCTCGAACGGCCGGACCGGGTCGTCGGCCGCCAGCTCGGCGCCGCGGTCCACGGCCGCCGGGTCGCCGACGTGTGCCTGGTCGAGCCAGGTCCCGAGTTCGACCGCCGCGCGGCGGTCACGCCCCACACGATCCCGCCGCTGGCGATCGAGAGCGACGCCGGCCCGGGCACCGCCCGGCCGGTCGCCGAGGCGTTCGACTGCCACCCAGACCGCGCCCGCGCGGTCGCCGAGCGGGCGGTCGAACTCGGCTTCTTCGAGCGCGAACGCGAGGGGGCGAGCACGGCGGTCCGGCAGACGGTCCGCTACCCCGAGCAGTGGTTCGACTCGCTGGTCGGGATCGAGAACAAGCCCGACCTCGACCGGCCGGGCGACCTGCGGGACCAGCTGCGCATCGACGCCTCGCTGGGGCTGTTCGACGAGGTGGTCCTGGCGACGGAGACGTACGTCACCGGCGCGCACCTCAACCGCCTGCCCGACGCCGTCGGCGTCTGGCGGTTCGACCCCGAGACCGGCGAGCGCGAGGTCGTCCGCGAGCCGGAGCCGCTGGCGACCGACGGACCGGGCATCGAACTCCTCGACCGCGAGCCGGGCCGCGCCGAGGTGCGGCCGGTCACCGCCGCCGAGAAGCGCCGCCAGCGCCGTCGCATCGCAGAGCGCGCCTACGGCAAGGGCTGGCGGACCTACGAGCTGCCCGACTGCGAGCGGTGCGCCCCGAGCGACGCCGAGCCCGCCGACCTCGCCGACGCGCGGCTGCCGTGGTGTGCGTGGACTGACGGGCTCGTCCGTCCGGTCGCCGACTGCGGGCCGACGTGTCCGGGGTACGAACCCGTCGACGGCGGCGATAGTGACGGAGACGCGGAGGGGGTCCCGCCGTCGGAGGGCCCGGAGGCCGTCCGCGCCCGGCGGAGCGCCTGGGAGCCGGACCCCGCGGGCGTCGACCGCCGGCAGGCCGGACTCGACAGGTTTCTGTGA